One Candidatus Nitronauta litoralis genomic window, ATTTTTGTAAGCACCGGGGTGGACATTTAGGGGAGGGACATTTGTCTGGTACAACCGTCACCTGCCCCTTGCACTTCTGGCGTTACGATATCACCAATGGAAGTTGTGCCTCTCACCCCAATGGTGACATTCGGGCATACCCTATTGAGATGAAAGGTGAGGAACTGATTCTGACAGCCGACCCACCCTTTGAGCGGTTGTTTTAGGAACTGAATCAGTGAACGTTGATTTTTAATATAGTGAACAAGGAACCGGGACCGCCACGCAGGGTGACGGCCCCGGCAAACCCTTTACTCGTCAGCGCCTCCATTGCTTTGTGGAAAAGGCCAATACCTTCTGATGGGAAGATAAGCATCGATGTCTTCGTCTGAAGGTGAAACCTCAATTCCAAACCCTTCTCCGCATTCCGGAGCCAGAGGATTATTTTCCTGGTCGCGCACAACAATCAAATGTGGCCA contains:
- a CDS encoding Rieske 2Fe-2S domain-containing protein, with translation MPQYRIGKPEAPGPGECKTLEIDGHDIALYNVNGVFYATDDFCKHRGGHLGEGHLSGTTVTCPLHFWRYDITNGSCASHPNGDIRAYPIEMKGEELILTADPPFERLF